A stretch of Elgaria multicarinata webbii isolate HBS135686 ecotype San Diego chromosome 5, rElgMul1.1.pri, whole genome shotgun sequence DNA encodes these proteins:
- the SLC25A30 gene encoding kidney mitochondrial carrier protein 1 isoform X1, with the protein MILLSSSILLHFKKEDASRRMAALNWKPFVYGGLASVTAECGTFPIDLTKTRLQVQGQKNDVKHKEIRYRGMVHALVKIFREEGLKALYSGIAPAMLRQASYGTIKIGTYQSLKRIFIERPEDETLAVNVLCGVLSGVISSSIANPTDVLKIRMQAQGSVIQGGMIGNFINIYQNEGTRGLWKGVSLTAQRAAVVVGVELPVYDLTKKHIIMSGFMGDTVYTHFLASFTCGLVGALASNPIDVVRTRMMNQTTLRSGTQCGYKNTFDCLFQTWKNEGFFALYKGFWPNWLRLGPWNIIFFVTYEQLKNLEF; encoded by the exons AAAGAAGACGCATCCAGGAGAATGGCAGCTTTGAATTGGAAGCCCTTTGTGTATGGAGGCCTGGCTTCAGTTACTGCAGAATGTG GCACTTTCCCAATTGATTTGACAAAAACACGTCTCCAAGTACAAGGTCAAAAAAATGATGTAAAGCATAAAGAGATTCGTTATCGTGGAATGGTTCATGCACTAGTGAAGATATTCAGGGAAGAAGGACTGAAAGCATTGTACTCAGG AATTGCTCCTGCTATGCTACGCCAGGCTTCATATGGAACCATAAAAATAGGTACTTACCAAAGCCTGAAAAGAATATTTATTGAGCGGCCAGAAG ATGAAACCCTGGCAGTGAATGTATTATGTGGAGTTCTGTCTGGTGTGATTTCATCATCTATTGCTAACCCTACAGATGTCTTGAAG ATCAGAATGCAGGCTCAAGGCAGTGTAATACAAGGGGGAATGATTGGAAACTTCATAAACATCTATCAAAATGAAGGCACCAGAGGATTGTGGAAG GGAGTGTCTCTTACTGCTCAGagagctgctgttgttgttggagtCGAGCTGCCTGTCTATGATCTTACCAAGAAACACATAATTATGTCTGGATTCATGGGAGACACGGTGTATACTCATTTtct AGCAAGTTTTACCTGTGGCCTAGTGGGAGCTCTTGCATCAAATCCAATTGATGTTGTGAGAACACGGATGATGAACCAGACAACCTTACGAAGTGGGACACAGTGTGGCTACAAGAATACTTTCGATTGCTTGTTTCAG ACATGGAAGAATGAAGGATTTTTTGCGTTGTATAAGGGATTCTGGCCGAACTGGTTGAGGCTTGGTCCTTGGAATATTATT TTCTTTGTGACATATGAACAGCTGAAAAATCTGGAATTCTGA
- the SLC25A30 gene encoding kidney mitochondrial carrier protein 1 isoform X3: MAALNWKPFVYGGLASVTAECGTFPIDLTKTRLQVQGQKNDVKHKEIRYRGMVHALVKIFREEGLKALYSGIAPAMLRQASYGTIKIGTYQSLKRIFIERPEDETLAVNVLCGVLSGVISSSIANPTDVLKIRMQAQGSVIQGGMIGNFINIYQNEGTRGLWKGVSLTAQRAAVVVGVELPVYDLTKKHIIMSGFMGDTVYTHFLASFTCGLVGALASNPIDVVRTRMMNQTTLRSGTQCGYKNTFDCLFQTWKNEGFFALYKGFWPNWLRLGPWNIIFFVTYEQLKNLEF; this comes from the exons ATGGCAGCTTTGAATTGGAAGCCCTTTGTGTATGGAGGCCTGGCTTCAGTTACTGCAGAATGTG GCACTTTCCCAATTGATTTGACAAAAACACGTCTCCAAGTACAAGGTCAAAAAAATGATGTAAAGCATAAAGAGATTCGTTATCGTGGAATGGTTCATGCACTAGTGAAGATATTCAGGGAAGAAGGACTGAAAGCATTGTACTCAGG AATTGCTCCTGCTATGCTACGCCAGGCTTCATATGGAACCATAAAAATAGGTACTTACCAAAGCCTGAAAAGAATATTTATTGAGCGGCCAGAAG ATGAAACCCTGGCAGTGAATGTATTATGTGGAGTTCTGTCTGGTGTGATTTCATCATCTATTGCTAACCCTACAGATGTCTTGAAG ATCAGAATGCAGGCTCAAGGCAGTGTAATACAAGGGGGAATGATTGGAAACTTCATAAACATCTATCAAAATGAAGGCACCAGAGGATTGTGGAAG GGAGTGTCTCTTACTGCTCAGagagctgctgttgttgttggagtCGAGCTGCCTGTCTATGATCTTACCAAGAAACACATAATTATGTCTGGATTCATGGGAGACACGGTGTATACTCATTTtct AGCAAGTTTTACCTGTGGCCTAGTGGGAGCTCTTGCATCAAATCCAATTGATGTTGTGAGAACACGGATGATGAACCAGACAACCTTACGAAGTGGGACACAGTGTGGCTACAAGAATACTTTCGATTGCTTGTTTCAG ACATGGAAGAATGAAGGATTTTTTGCGTTGTATAAGGGATTCTGGCCGAACTGGTTGAGGCTTGGTCCTTGGAATATTATT TTCTTTGTGACATATGAACAGCTGAAAAATCTGGAATTCTGA
- the SLC25A30 gene encoding kidney mitochondrial carrier protein 1 isoform X2 — protein MILLSSSILLHFKKEDASRRMAALNWKPFVYGGLASVTAECGTFPIDLTKTRLQVQGQKNDVKHKEIRYRGMVHALVKIFREEGLKALYSGIAPAMLRQASYGTIKIGTYQSLKRIFIERPEDETLAVNVLCGVLSGVISSSIANPTDVLKIRMQAQGSVIQGGMIGNFINIYQNEGTRGLWKAMSLTAQRAAVVVGVELPVYDLTKKHIIMSGFMGDTVYTHFLASFTCGLVGALASNPIDVVRTRMMNQTTLRSGTQCGYKNTFDCLFQTWKNEGFFALYKGFWPNWLRLGPWNIIFFVTYEQLKNLEF, from the exons AAAGAAGACGCATCCAGGAGAATGGCAGCTTTGAATTGGAAGCCCTTTGTGTATGGAGGCCTGGCTTCAGTTACTGCAGAATGTG GCACTTTCCCAATTGATTTGACAAAAACACGTCTCCAAGTACAAGGTCAAAAAAATGATGTAAAGCATAAAGAGATTCGTTATCGTGGAATGGTTCATGCACTAGTGAAGATATTCAGGGAAGAAGGACTGAAAGCATTGTACTCAGG AATTGCTCCTGCTATGCTACGCCAGGCTTCATATGGAACCATAAAAATAGGTACTTACCAAAGCCTGAAAAGAATATTTATTGAGCGGCCAGAAG ATGAAACCCTGGCAGTGAATGTATTATGTGGAGTTCTGTCTGGTGTGATTTCATCATCTATTGCTAACCCTACAGATGTCTTGAAG ATCAGAATGCAGGCTCAAGGCAGTGTAATACAAGGGGGAATGATTGGAAACTTCATAAACATCTATCAAAATGAAGGCACCAGAGGATTGTGGAAGGCAA TGTCTCTTACTGCTCAGagagctgctgttgttgttggagtCGAGCTGCCTGTCTATGATCTTACCAAGAAACACATAATTATGTCTGGATTCATGGGAGACACGGTGTATACTCATTTtct AGCAAGTTTTACCTGTGGCCTAGTGGGAGCTCTTGCATCAAATCCAATTGATGTTGTGAGAACACGGATGATGAACCAGACAACCTTACGAAGTGGGACACAGTGTGGCTACAAGAATACTTTCGATTGCTTGTTTCAG ACATGGAAGAATGAAGGATTTTTTGCGTTGTATAAGGGATTCTGGCCGAACTGGTTGAGGCTTGGTCCTTGGAATATTATT TTCTTTGTGACATATGAACAGCTGAAAAATCTGGAATTCTGA